From the genome of Carnobacterium viridans:
TTACAATCTCTAGCAAATATTATTTTTGTGGAAACGATTGCAAAAGGTTTTTATGAATTGAAAAAAGTGACCGTCACATTACCGGAGGGGTTTCCGTTAGGACGAATTTATTCGAGAGAAATGCTTGGTAAATTACTTTTAGACGAGCATCGTTACAGTATTTTGATTGAGACAAATGATAGCAAATATCTATATCAATCTTCTACAGTAAAAATACCAAAAATCGATCTCCCACACCTAGAAAAAGAGCAAATCAGTTGATATGAACTGATTCGCTCTTTTTTTAGGTGTTTTTTAAATAGCACTCAATACTTCCTGAATCTTTTGTACCGTTCTTCAATAAGTTGATCCGGTGTTTTTGCAGAAAGCTCTTTTATTGTCGAACCTATATTTTCTTTCAGATTTTTCAAAATTTGCTCTTGGGACAATGGACCTTCCGCGTTTGTTTCTGACAATATAAAGTCAATGATATCAAGTCCAAATAAATCTTGCGCAGTTAGCTTCATCAATTCAGCGGCTTCCTTCGATCTTGTTGCGTCTTTCCATAAAATAGAAGAAAACCCTTCAGGTGAAAGTACAGAATACATCGTATGTTCCATCATCCATACTTGATTCCCCATAGCTAAAGCTAAAGCTCCTCCACTACCGCCTTCACCAATAATAATAGAAAGAATCGGCACTTTTAATTTACTCATTTCGATTAGATTACGTGCAATAGCTTCACCTTGTCCTCTATTTTCAGCCTCAACGCCACAATAAGCACCAGCTGTATTCACAAAGGTGATCACGGGTCTATTAAATTTTTCAGCTTGTTTCATTAGACGTAATGCTTTTCGATAGCCTTCTGGATGTGGTGATCCAAAATTGCGCATAATATTTTCTTTTACTTCATGACCTTTTTGATTGCCTATCACCGTTACAGGTTGTCCATTTAAGGTTGCTATGCCCCCAACAATGGCTTTATCATCATGAAAAGAACGATCGCCATGAAATTCAATAAAATCATCAAAAACAGATTCCATTATTTCTATAGCCGTTAATCGTGAAGTTTTTCTTGATAAAGCAACGATTTCCATAGCTTCTTTCAACTCGTTCACCTTCTTTATAAAATACTTGCCTGTCTATTTTTACTGATGCATGCGTAAGATATCGCTTAGAAGCTGTTTCATTTCTTTTCTTGGCACGATCTTATCAATAAACCCATTTTCTAAAACCGATTCAGCAAGTTGAAAATCATCAGGAAGTTCTTCATTTATCGTTTGCTCA
Proteins encoded in this window:
- a CDS encoding acetyl-CoA carboxylase carboxyl transferase subunit alpha — translated: MEIVALSRKTSRLTAIEIMESVFDDFIEFHGDRSFHDDKAIVGGIATLNGQPVTVIGNQKGHEVKENIMRNFGSPHPEGYRKALRLMKQAEKFNRPVITFVNTAGAYCGVEAENRGQGEAIARNLIEMSKLKVPILSIIIGEGGSGGALALAMGNQVWMMEHTMYSVLSPEGFSSILWKDATRSKEAAELMKLTAQDLFGLDIIDFILSETNAEGPLSQEQILKNLKENIGSTIKELSAKTPDQLIEERYKRFRKY